One Candidatus Hydrogenedentota bacterium genomic window carries:
- a CDS encoding sulfite exporter TauE/SafE family protein: protein MLIYTVVFIALFLGCMAQSAVGFGSMLIAMPLLTFVLPLQVAAPVLALIGPPTTIYIFHLNRHGVDWREVGRIMAGALAGVPLGLWALESLNPAWIMRAVGAVLVAYAVYVAAIEPRLRPRANMRSGNIATSLAAGLCTGVLGGAFNTGGPPLILYGDWLRWPRARFKAILQAVFLANGTLIIIGHALAGNVHTGVLPYAAAATPGVIAGLYAGRHIDRLLSPAHFRYAVLGMVALLGLSLIAR, encoded by the coding sequence ATGCTCATCTACACGGTTGTCTTCATAGCCCTGTTCCTTGGCTGCATGGCGCAGTCCGCGGTCGGTTTCGGCTCGATGCTGATCGCCATGCCGCTGCTGACCTTTGTGCTTCCGCTCCAGGTAGCCGCGCCTGTTCTTGCGCTGATCGGGCCGCCCACCACGATCTACATCTTCCACCTCAACCGCCACGGCGTGGATTGGCGCGAGGTGGGCCGGATCATGGCCGGTGCGCTGGCCGGCGTGCCGCTGGGGCTCTGGGCGCTGGAAAGCCTGAATCCCGCCTGGATTATGCGGGCCGTGGGCGCGGTGCTCGTGGCGTACGCCGTCTATGTGGCGGCCATTGAACCGCGACTGCGGCCCCGGGCGAACATGCGGTCAGGCAATATCGCGACGAGCCTGGCCGCCGGGCTCTGCACGGGCGTGCTTGGCGGCGCGTTCAATACCGGCGGCCCCCCGCTCATTTTGTATGGGGACTGGCTGCGCTGGCCCCGGGCGCGGTTCAAGGCGATCCTGCAGGCGGTGTTCCTGGCCAATGGCACGCTGATCATTATCGGCCACGCCCTGGCGGGAAATGTGCACACCGGCGTGCTGCCCTATGCCGCCGCCGCCACGCCGGGCGTGATAGCGGGGCTTTACGCCGGGCGCCACATCGATCGCCTGCTCAGTCCGGCGCATTTCCGCTACGCGGTTCTCGGCATGGTCGCGCTCCTGGGCCTTTCCCTGATCGCGCGCTGA